gtgCATGAGTTCATTTAAGCACGAACCTTATAGTGAATGACCATCTGCTTAAAGCAAGCATTTGCGCAAACACTTTGTGGATTGAAGTCTAAGTACCTAGAAACCAGTGGATTTAAAATCTGTATGACCATTATTTCTGAGAGACATTCTCGCTTTTAATCCTTGGAAGGTCTTTTGATACCGCAAATTCTAACTCTGACCTCATATAACATCTTCAGCTTTGGGGTGTCTCCgcacagaagcagaggaaggacTTAGTCCTCATTCACACTTCCAACTGTATTAGGTTGCATAATTAAATATGATACCCTTCCCTTTAAAAGATCTTTTATGCAAGCCACCACACTTatctttaaggaaaaacatGAGCTTGAGATTATAACATCTAACTTTATTTCACATTCTGAAGCTTCCAGAGTGCTTGCAAAACAATAATTTCAGACATTGTTTTAAGTAGTGGTTAAGTGTCTGCCAGCCATACTGGTTATGCACCAAACAATctgttttttcatgttttgaatCTCCCTAATCCAGGGGacataaaaaatgttttgttatcCAGTACagatttcaggaggaaaaaaatacagtacatTTAAGCTTCTCTTTCTACATGTTTTACTAAATATAGTGAAATACAAGTAACAAGATGCTGTGGAAAGTTCTACTGTAATGTAATGTGCATTTACAATCCAGGAGTAAAAATTTACTCATCTAAAATGATTTCACTCTCAAGGAACAAGCAGTTTTGGCCAGCTGGGTACATAGTGTAGGCCAAGTTGTCTCTTCAAACATCTGCCAAACTCAATAAGAAAAGTTAGTAGGCTTGAATTCCGCTTTTCGTAGGCACGTTAGAATAGGTGGCATCACCTTTTCTAGAGCTAAGACACTGTGAATGCACTTTTGCATGCAATGAAGTTCACCAGACTCAGTAAGactctaaatgaaaaaaaatattattaatgaaTGAAATAACACAACTTTCTCCAGAAGACTATTGTTTTAAGTCCATAGCCTGCAACCAGCCAAATGCTGTTTTGCAGTCTCATCAGCAAGTCCTCAGTGTACTAGAACCCATAGTGTCTGCAATGAAATTCTCTGTAAACTctgtaaatatttgttcttCTAGCAGTGAGATATATCTCTCCAGAAGGGAAAATGTTGTacactaaaattaaaacaatgaaaGCCAGTCAGTAACTACATGAGAAATAATTTGCCTTTACAATAAGGAATACTTATGGTTTAAAGTAAGTAATGCTTGTAAGCTCAATATTTGTAGTAATATTTGCAAATGGGATGATATTGGGCTGGAATACTGCAGTTCAGAGGTCAATACCAGTGTTCTGTGAGGGATGCTGCGCTTGGCAAAGGGATGCATGCTACCAGTCTCCAAAAGCCTGAGAAGTAAGATGTTAAACATTTTGCCCATTCTCAAAAGCTGCTGAATCTTTGTTCCTTCCAGAAGACAATGAGGAGTACTTGTCTCTACAGAAGCACAGGACCAGTCCCCTCAGGGTCAGGAGTCCTGTGGCTAGTAGTTGCCCATCCCGTCCAGGAGCAACAGGCTTATCTGTAAGTGAGGAGTAAGACTGCTCCTCTACATGTGGAAATTCTCTACCCTTTACttgaatatgaaatatttaacagGAAATGGATACAATAAGACTTAAATCAGGCCCCATTTGTCTGTGCTGTTTCCAAATCCTGGATTTCTCTCACATCAGTGCAATTAGTCTCTCTAAGCCAGGGGTTAGCTTGACATGATACATGTATAAGAGTCAATAATATATGTTAACCTCAACTAAATATTCCATCTTTATCTTCATATTCCAACTAATTGTACAATCCCAGTATTCAGCCATAGATGTATAAAATCTTGCTTTAGTGAAAGACAAGATTTCAGTGAATAACTTGCCAGACAGAATTAAACATTGGTACGATTTGAGAAAAACCAATCTAAAATAAGGAAATGAGTAATCCCATAGCAAAGCAGGAAACTTAATTACAAAAATAGTTGTCATTCATGCTGCTTATCTTGATAACCAGAACTAGAAAACTGAAACATGAGGAGTTCTGCTCCCATACAGCCTTACGCAGTATTAAAATGTGACTACCTGCACTGCTGGCTGCAGACAGAAAATTCTTTATAATTGTTACCATGCATTTAGTATGTTGTTCAAAACTTCTCTCTTTGTGGAGCTGCATATACTTCAACTTTTTTCTCATGCTGTGAGAATTTTATACTAGCAACTCTAATATGGAGTCTTTTAAGGTCCTCTACAATCAGCAGAACAGGATGCCTATGACCACAGCCAGGAACTGTGACATTAAATCCTCTACAAGGTCCACATCTAAGGTTCCTCATACAGCAGCTGTTCTGTGGTTATAGGAAGAAGGCGGGTAATGGGAGGTGTTCTCTGAAAATTTAGCATCCTTGGCAAAATATGTATAACCagaagttccttttttttttctttaaaaaaaaaaagaaacaggatagTGAAATTTGCAGAAATTTGTACATTGGTAATCCTTAATATGATCTGTTTCTTCAAGAAATGATCTGGTTTTTATGTggcagtattttctttcctctaaagtaaaaatacaatggttacaattaaaaatacaacacTATAAATACTCAAGCATATGGCAGAGCAGTAAATTAAAGCCAGCAGTGCAAAGAGAAGTGACCCCTTGGACAGCAGGATATTGTGCCCTAAGAAGTTGCCACTACCCGCCTCTTGACAAAGTATGTCCCCTCCTCCATGGCAGCCAGAGGCTTCTCAGAGATACTCATCATGCACAGAAAATTGTTGAGATGACTGAGGTTCCTCATAAAATGCACGTACATGCTTGCAGCAAGGGCCTAGCTCAGGAGTCTGGGAAAGCTTTTATGATCGTTTCATAGGCAGGAGGGGGGGTTTGTGTGGAGTGGCAGATGCGGAGGCTGTTGTTAGACCAGTGGAACTCAGGTCGACTTAAGCTGTTGGTGGTGCTTCCCACAAGGGTTGTTGTGGTATTTGTGGGAGTGAGGGTGATCAGCTGACTGTTCGTCTCCACAGGGAGGGGAGGACACTGCAGGAAAGGGTGGAAGGTAGACGCGCGGAAGCTTGACTTCCTGGGGAAAGAGTTGGCTTGCTCCAAGGAGGCTTGCCGTTGGAAGGTGAGGCTGGCCAAGCTGAGGTTGCTCCGACGTTCGCAGCTGCTGTTGCGGTAAAATCCAGTCCTGCCAGTAGTTTGGCTGTGGGATGAGGGTCTGGACCGACGGCTGAAGGCTGAGGAGCTCCCTTGGGAAATGTGGGCGCTAGCTCTGCG
This Phalacrocorax aristotelis chromosome 3, bGulAri2.1, whole genome shotgun sequence DNA region includes the following protein-coding sequences:
- the MYCT1 gene encoding myc target protein 1, which gives rise to MWCSKIRRALANSSSQAGNVIHPFPFRQTTQFPGSTKALLPLLNLKRSETHSSSVDRPFYLCYLDVMDRNSTYSPITWPPKFWEQITIAFTVSMVVGLVIGGIIWALFTCLSRRRASAHISQGSSSAFSRRSRPSSHSQTTGRTGFYRNSSCERRSNLSLASLTFQRQASLEQANSFPRKSSFRASTFHPFLQCPPLPVETNSQLITLTPTNTTTTLVGSTTNSLSRPEFHWSNNSLRICHSTQTPPPAYETIIKAFPDS